A region from the Achromobacter seleniivolatilans genome encodes:
- a CDS encoding histone deacetylase family protein — translation MKAFFHDDQKLHHPQTYFSRGKMRTPQEVPARLDGLVQAARKLGFDVQAPADHGAAPLSAVHTLDYLRFLQSAHEDWMKLPGDWGGEVVSNVFVREPNALRGVLAKAGRYLADGSCPVGPQTWQAAYWSAQCAIAGAESLLAGEHNAYAICRPPGHHARRDAAGGFCYLNNAAIAAQHLTSKFPRVAVLDTDMHHGQGIQDIFYERSDVLYVSIHGDPENFYPVVAGFEDERGVGEGYGYNINLPMPHGSPESVFFERLAQARRAIELFQPDAIVLSLGFDIFEKDPQAMVSVTEDGFERLGREVAGLRAPTLIVQEGGYYIEGLESNASRFFTGLANV, via the coding sequence ATGAAGGCCTTTTTCCACGACGATCAGAAGCTGCATCATCCGCAGACCTATTTTTCGCGGGGCAAGATGCGCACGCCGCAAGAGGTGCCGGCGCGCCTGGATGGTCTGGTGCAAGCCGCTCGCAAGCTGGGATTCGATGTGCAGGCGCCTGCCGATCATGGCGCAGCCCCGCTGTCGGCGGTGCATACGCTGGACTACCTGCGTTTTCTGCAAAGCGCCCATGAAGACTGGATGAAGCTGCCGGGCGATTGGGGCGGCGAAGTCGTCTCGAACGTGTTCGTGCGCGAGCCCAACGCGCTGCGCGGCGTGCTGGCCAAAGCCGGGCGCTACCTGGCTGATGGCAGTTGCCCAGTGGGCCCGCAGACTTGGCAGGCCGCATATTGGTCCGCGCAGTGCGCCATCGCTGGCGCCGAATCGCTATTGGCGGGCGAGCACAACGCCTATGCCATCTGCCGGCCGCCTGGCCACCACGCGCGCCGCGACGCGGCGGGCGGGTTCTGTTATCTGAACAATGCGGCAATTGCCGCGCAGCATCTGACGTCGAAATTTCCGCGCGTGGCTGTGCTGGATACGGATATGCATCACGGGCAGGGTATCCAGGATATTTTCTATGAGCGCAGCGACGTGCTCTACGTGTCTATCCACGGAGACCCTGAGAACTTCTACCCGGTGGTAGCGGGCTTTGAAGACGAGCGCGGCGTGGGCGAGGGTTATGGCTACAACATCAACCTGCCCATGCCCCATGGTTCGCCCGAATCCGTGTTCTTTGAACGGTTGGCGCAGGCGCGCCGCGCCATTGAACTGTTCCAACCGGACGCCATCGTGTTGTCGCTGGGCTTCGACATCTTTGAAAAAGACCCGCAAGCCATGGTCAGCGTCACGGAGGACGGCTTTGAACGTCTGGGCCGCGAGGTAGCCGGCTTGCGCGCGCCAACCTTGATCGTCCAAGAGGGCGGCTACTATATCGAAGGTTTGGAATCCAACGCATCTCGCTTTTTCACGGGGCTGGCCAACGTCTGA
- the ubiT gene encoding ubiquinone anaerobic biosynthesis accessory factor UbiT: MSVSLNLNPPALLAKLGRRLPTPFVSLHFVAGLEVARRLKWLSPPPELDGRSFAITIEDLGLRSSFAVRDGAFRPAWNSAPSELELGAKLSDFLALMRAETDADTLFFQRRLRISGDTELGLIVKNWLDAAPRPAWLQRMSGQVQG; encoded by the coding sequence ATGAGCGTCAGCCTGAATCTGAACCCGCCGGCGTTGCTCGCAAAGCTGGGCCGGCGTCTGCCCACGCCGTTTGTGTCCCTGCACTTTGTGGCTGGCCTGGAGGTTGCGCGCCGCTTGAAGTGGTTGTCGCCGCCGCCAGAACTCGACGGCCGCAGCTTCGCCATCACGATCGAAGACCTGGGGCTGCGCAGCAGCTTCGCGGTGCGCGATGGCGCGTTCCGGCCTGCGTGGAACAGCGCGCCTTCCGAGCTGGAACTGGGCGCAAAATTGTCGGACTTCCTGGCGTTGATGCGGGCCGAGACAGACGCAGACACCTTGTTCTTTCAACGTCGCTTGCGGATATCGGGGGATACCGAACTGGGCTTGATTGTGAAGAACTGGCTGGACGCCGCGCCGCGTCCTGCGTGGTTGCAGCGCATGAGTGGGCAAGTGCAGGGATGA